In the genome of Ctenopharyngodon idella isolate HZGC_01 chromosome 19, HZGC01, whole genome shotgun sequence, one region contains:
- the exosc7 gene encoding exosome complex component RRP42 encodes MAAVQVSEAEKVYLMHGVRDDLRLDGRGCEDYRHMEIETDVVSNTDGSAKISLGHTDVLVGVKAEIGKPKPTVPDEGYLEFFVDCSANATPEFEGRGGEELGVELSNILYKVFNNRHSVDLRSLCICPGENCWVLYVDVLLLQCDGNLFDAISIAIKAALFNTRIPKVHISEDEEGGKEIELSDDPYDCMRLDVENVPCIVTLCKIGHRHVVDATLQEKACSVASLLISVTHKGMVTCVRKMGRGSLDPESIFEMTEAGKRVGKTLHAPLMELLQKEESLGKKRQKVGFLG; translated from the exons ATGGCAGCAGTTCAAGTGAGCGAAGCCGAGAAGGTTTATCTTATGCATGGAGTTCGA GATGACCTGAGATTGGACGGACGAGGATGTGAAGACTACAGACACATGGAGATCGAGACGGATGTGGTGTCAAACACTGATGGATCTGCTAAAATCAGTCTT GGTCACACAGATGTTCTCGTAGGAGTAAAGGCAGAGATTGGTAAACCCAAACCCACAGTACCAGATGAAGGTTATCTGGAGTTCTTTGTGGACTG CTCAGCGAACGCCACTCCGGAGTTTGAGGGGCGTGGAGGGGAGGAGCTGGGGGTGGAGCTCAGTAACATACTCTATAAAGTGTTCAACAACAGGCACAGCGTGGACCTGCGTTCCCTCTGCATCTGCCCGGGAGAGAACTGCTGGGTGCTGTACGTGGACGTGCTG CTGCTGCAGTGTGACGGAAACCTGTTTGACGCCATTTCCATCGCAATCAAAGCTGCTCTGTTTAATACACG AATTCCCAAAGTGCACATATCTGAGGATGAAGAGGGTGGGAAAGAGATTGAGCTGTCAGACGACCCGTACGATTGCATGCGGCTCGATGTGGAGAATGTGCCGTGTATCGTAACCCTGTGCAAG ATTGGTCACAGACACGTGGTGGACGCCACGCTACAGGAAAAGGCCTGTTCTGTGGCCAGTCTCCTGATTTCAGTCACACACAAAGGAATGGTCACATGCGTCAGGAAGATGGGAAGGGGAAGTCTGGACCCAGAGAGCATCTTTGAGATGACAGAg GCCGGGAAGCGTGTGGGAAAGACTCTTCATGCTCCGCTCATGGAACTGCtgcagaaagaagaaagtcttgGCAAGAAACGACAGAAAGTCGGATTCCTTGGATAG
- the clec3bb gene encoding tetranectin, which produces MRLRDGCLLFAVLLLLTHTSQQQNTNKKKPSAKKDSDARASAALEDLQQQINDIVEELNHLKEQQALQTVCLRGMKIPGKCFLVDSMKKRYHTANEDCIAKGGILSTPLSSDENTQLYDYVRQSIGPDAEIWLGINDMQTEGVWVDQTGSNIRYKNWKLPQPNGGSAENCAVLSAGKWLDESCREERASVCEFNIV; this is translated from the exons ATGAGACTCAGAGACGGCTGTCTTCTGTTCGCAGTCCTGCTGCTCCTCACACACACCTCACAGCAGCAGAACACTAACAAAAAGAAACCCAGCGCTAAAAAAG ACTCAGATGCTCGAGCCAGCGCTGCTTTGGAGGACCTTCAGCAGCAGATCAATGACATTGTGGAGGAACTGAATCATCTAAAGGAGCAGCAGGCTCTGCAGACGG TCTGTCTGAGAGGCATGAAGATCCCCGGCAAGTGTTTTCTGGTGGACTCCATGAAGAAGCGCTATCACACGGCCAACGAAGACTGCATCGCCAAGGGAGGAATCCTCAGCACTCCGCTATCTTCGGACGAAAACACGCAACTCTACGACTACGTGCGCCAGAGCATCGGACCAGACGCTGAAATCTGGCTGGGCATAAACGACATGCAAACTGAGGGCGTGTGGGTGGACCAGACCGGCTCGAACATCCGCTACAAGAACTGGAAGCTCCCGCAGCCTAACGGCGGCAGCGCGGAGAACTGCGCCGTGCTCTCCGCCGGGAAGTGGCTGGACGAGAGCTGTCGCGAGGAGAGAGCGTCCGTCTGCGAGTTCAACATCGTCTAA
- the cdcp1b gene encoding CUB domain-containing protein 1 — MMGSCVVPVLIGLILLQFHEISECHKFEVTPDSGTAIFFNKKAAGLDCSVCKDEGPSQSCNSYLELTEALPTIVTFNCSQPGNVFTVEINQKIECSTSACSIVAVHPDSTRFLEFNRTFNWDLKVQSGKMFQLDFPAPGMKQIKPSESCPDKHTYTIITYQRMGPISVGKFCRNGTISRIQVLYRGRVSLEVPKDTELNPSDFKVSVGSDTSALVVVDVKLPRGLSSFDFFTPNYDTGFYAEDKMKWNFAVEPMHNFTVLFQQYTPPKCQKNKVLVDYTLGDKTSFTKAPTDIQPANKQGDFSLTLTNCDAKREQNVPGLSLNVNVEVIRGGTPYLCTADLRKEEGLSLQIENKNPESFCEMSLNSVVQEKIVVPAGTKADLSFLDCPVQDLQLTATKTIDCPSVSSRDVSGTVPTSLTIPTLDPSLHVPLHQFTWLLRVLDQGTVDLTSPVGNLHQSVPVKECNEKVSLLISETDGSNIGHFCSLAEGTIQKIQIKGNVSITITPKMIKDLSQEKGPFLTVAMSPEITENVIYTISPLLLGTMNLATPNWPDGMNPSSSVTWIVNVPREHKAELQFTNVSQLTCDTGHTEVTIGPLDSKGQTQSWREDQSFANTVIQQQQSFYLNMSNCEPKSGRFAVLSKITLQKETMKFLGIILAVVGVLLLLLIIALIVVCVIWKRKNKPTANRSSIYLPRGKTFLPGNATFPKSRADNESHVYASIDDPTMYGHLLDKNQPAEVDNGSWSNGHQVDAYRAFHGTRGLHPISYGFVR, encoded by the exons ATGATGGGCTCGTGTGTGGTTCCAGTGCTCATTGGATTGATTTTACTGCAGTTTCACGAAATCTCAG AATGTCATAAATTTGAGGTGACCCCTGACTCTGGCACCGCGATATTCTTCAATAAGAAGGCAGCTGGTCTGGACTGTAGTGTGTGTAAGGATGAAGGTCCATCTCAGTCCTGTAACTCTTACCTCGAACTCACTGAAGCTCTGCCCACCATTGTGACTTTCAACTGCTCTCAGCCGGGCAACGTCTTTACGGTGGAGATCAACCAAAAAATCG AGTGCTCAACATCAGCCTGCAGCATCGTTGCAGTGCATCCCGATTCGACCCGATTCCTGGAGTTCAACAGAACCTTCAACTGGGATCTGAAGGTTCAATCAGGCAAGATGTTTCAACTGGACTTTCCAGCTCCAGGAATGAAACAGATCAAGCCTTCAGAATCCTGTCCAGACAAACACACCTACACCATCATTACGTACCAGCGCATGGGACCGATCTCCGTCGGCAAGTTTTGTCGGAACGGCACCATCAGTCGCATCCAGGTCTTGTATAGGGGACGCGTGTCTCTGGAGGTTCCCAAAGATACAGAGCTGAACCCATCTGACTTCAAAGTGTCCGTAGGATCAGATACATCAG CACTGGTTGTGGTGGATGTCAAGCTGCCCAGAGGACTGTCGTCTTTTGATTTCTTCACACCAAACTATGACACCGGCTTCTACGCTGAAGACAAAATGAAATGGAACTTTGCTGTTGAGCCAATGCACAATTTTACGGTTCTCTTTCAACAATACACTCCACCAAAATGCCAAAAGAATAAGGTCTTGGTTGATTATACACTGGGGGACAAGACTTCATTCACAAAGGCCCCAACGGATATTCAGCCGGCCAATAAACAGGGAGATTTCAGCCTGACTTTGACCAATTGTGATGCAAAAAGAGAGCAAAATGTTCCTGGGCTTTCTTTGAATGTCAACGTGGAGGTGATCAGGGGTGGGACTCCAT ATCTTTGCACTGCGGATCTCCGGAAAGAGGAGGGACTGAGCCtgcaaatagaaaataaaaaccCTGAGTCGTTCTGTGAAATGAGCTTGAACTCTGTGGTGCAGGAGAAAATAGTGGTTCCTGCGGGCACCAAAGCTGACCTGTCCTTCCTCGACTGTCCCGTGCAGGACCTGCAGCTGACGGCCACCAAAACCATCG ATTGTCCGAGTGTATCTTCTCGTGACGTCAGCGGGACTGTTCCCACGTCCCTCACTATTCCGACTCTGGATCCCAGTCTGCATGTTCCCCTCCACCAGTTCACCTGGCTGCTCCGTGTGCTCGATCAAGGCACCGTGGATCTCACGTCCCCAGTCGGAAACCTGCACCAGTCTGTCCCAGTCAAGGAGTGTAACGAGAAGGTCTCTCTGCTGATCTCTGAGACTGACGGCTCCAACATCGGCCACTTCTGCTCTCTGGCTGAAGGCACAATCCAGAAAATCCAAATCAAAGGGAACGTTTCTATTACCATAACTCCTAAAATGATAAAAGACCTGAGCCAGGAGAAAGGACCTTTCTTAACAGTCGCCATGAGTCCAGAGATCACCG AAAATGTAATCTACACCATATCTCCACTCCTTTTGGGAACCATGAACCTTGCGACGCCCAACTGGCCTGATGGCATGAATCCTTCCTCATCCGTCACGTGGATCGTCAACGTTCCCCGAGAGCACAAGGCCGAGCTGCAGTTCACCAACGTCAGCCAGCTCACCTGTGACACAGGCCACACAGAGGTCACGATCGGACCGCTGGACTCAAAAGGCCAAACACAGTCCTGGAGAGAAGATCAGAGTTTCGCCAACACCGTCATCCAACAGCAGCAGAGCTTCTACCTGAACATGTCCAACTGTGAGCCCAAGAGCGGACGCTTCGCTGTGCTCTCCAAGATCACTCTGCAGAAGGAAACCA TGAAATTCCTGGGCATTATCTTGGCTGTAGTCGGGGTCTTGCTTTTGCTGCTAATTATCGCACTTATAGTTGTGTGCGTCATTTGGAA AAGGAAAAACAAACCTACAGCCAACAGGTCCTCCATCTATCTGCCCAGAGGGAAAACTTTCCTTCCGGGTAACGCCACCTTCCCAAAATCTAGAGCAGACAATGAGTCCCACGTCTACGCCTCCATTGATGACCCCACGATGTACGGACATCTTCTGGACAAGAACCAACCTGCAGAGGTTGACAACGGATCCTGGAGCAACGGACATCAGGTAGACGCGTACCGTGCCTTTCACGGGACCCGCGGACTCCATCCCATCAGCTACGGATTCGTCCGCTGA